One part of the uncultured Bacteroides sp. genome encodes these proteins:
- a CDS encoding HesA/MoeB/ThiF family protein, producing MRYDRQTMLPEMGKEGQEKLRKASVLVVGVGGLGSPIALYLTAAGIGTLGIMDSDIVSLTNLQRQVLYTEAELDLVKVECAHKRLSAINSEVNIQPYPYKLTKENAEEIISKYDLVVDGCDNFPTRYLINDTCVKLSKPYVYGAIFGLQGQVSVFNHKSGKTYRDLFPDEEEMLAMPPLSKGVMGVTPAVTGSVEASEVIKLICGYGELLDGKLWTIDLRTMESNIILL from the coding sequence ATGAGATACGACAGACAAACAATGCTTCCCGAAATGGGCAAGGAAGGTCAGGAAAAACTTAGAAAAGCTTCAGTTTTGGTAGTGGGTGTAGGCGGCTTGGGCTCTCCCATTGCTCTTTATCTTACAGCAGCCGGAATAGGTACATTGGGGATAATGGATAGTGATATTGTGAGCCTTACCAATCTGCAACGGCAAGTACTCTATACAGAAGCAGAACTTGACCTCGTGAAAGTAGAATGCGCCCATAAAAGATTGAGCGCTATAAACAGTGAAGTAAATATCCAACCCTATCCGTACAAGTTGACAAAAGAAAATGCCGAGGAGATTATCAGCAAATACGATCTTGTAGTGGACGGATGCGACAACTTCCCCACCCGATACTTGATCAACGATACCTGTGTTAAGCTTAGCAAACCGTATGTGTACGGAGCAATATTCGGTCTGCAGGGACAAGTCTCGGTCTTCAATCACAAAAGCGGAAAGACATACCGCGATCTTTTCCCCGATGAAGAGGAAATGCTGGCCATGCCTCCCCTTTCCAAAGGTGTTATGGGCGTAACTCCAGCCGTAACTGGAAGCGTAGAAGCATCGGAGGTCATAAAGCTAATCTGCGGATATGGCGAACTACTCGACGGCAAGCTGTGGACTATTGATTTACGTACAATGGAGAGTAATATTATCTTGTTATAA
- a CDS encoding S41 family peptidase, with the protein MRIINRAINRFFILFSFLLFLNISNCYSVNPVIKEWKKKELTEDFKNRLCALSDVYGYVRYFYPNDNLKDLDWFNFLIYSIKEIEGCKSEKDFNQKIYQLFSPLCPDLSINNNFSKPKRYSSGSFYIQERSMLDNREFNSEIKEISAYSAEYPKPDSLYTFIINPQLAVSFPIVLSELPKRDEQLTNLIDSCKNRWDEKSMYNLLASEPFARIANEIMRCNIVQHFYPYYFEDKLDVTWRSYKDYFNKIANSNNSTSYYYLVCNMMNLVKDSHVYLNFNVLGAFSTKRFPGIETVILDNKLLIKNVLAPYDSIIHRGDRIIKINNREAESFIKGKLNNLSYSTLENGLTKLTSSNEIFSSYARDSVLNLTIKNTEGKESDVAIKINMFRPAFVADKEFIKCFDGNEYYINLKDPQLISYDKFKAYIPEINKGKGVIFDMRGYPNFDVLSILANITDSILSLGNLNEVHYYFPNHINPVPKPTEKWFIAPSTSAMNKDYSKKFEYPLPVNEKITVPCVFLVNSVSMSFMETVIDIVKNYKLGILIGENTAGCNGDTPRFKLPFASFSMTFAKFLNRDGSQHHGIGIKPDIYVENKDINTDAQLEAAKKYLDVLASHASK; encoded by the coding sequence ATGAGAATAATAAATCGGGCAATAAACAGATTTTTCATTCTTTTTTCTTTCTTGTTATTTTTGAATATTTCTAACTGTTATAGTGTTAATCCTGTAATAAAAGAGTGGAAGAAAAAAGAGCTAACGGAAGATTTCAAAAATCGTTTGTGTGCCTTGTCTGATGTTTATGGCTATGTACGTTATTTCTATCCCAATGATAACTTGAAGGATCTCGACTGGTTTAACTTTCTCATTTATTCCATAAAAGAAATAGAGGGCTGCAAGTCGGAAAAAGATTTTAATCAGAAAATATATCAACTGTTTTCTCCTTTATGTCCTGATCTTAGCATAAATAATAACTTCTCAAAGCCGAAGCGTTATTCTTCCGGATCTTTTTATATACAGGAACGTAGTATGCTTGATAATAGAGAATTTAATAGCGAAATAAAAGAAATAAGCGCGTATTCCGCGGAATATCCCAAACCGGATTCATTATATACATTCATTATTAATCCCCAATTAGCGGTTTCTTTTCCTATTGTATTATCAGAATTGCCCAAGAGAGACGAACAACTAACCAACTTAATAGATTCTTGTAAAAATAGATGGGATGAGAAATCTATGTATAATTTACTCGCATCAGAACCTTTTGCACGAATTGCAAATGAAATTATGCGTTGCAATATCGTTCAGCATTTTTATCCGTATTATTTTGAAGATAAACTTGATGTTACGTGGAGGTCATATAAAGACTATTTTAATAAAATAGCAAATAGTAATAATTCTACTAGTTATTACTATTTAGTATGCAACATGATGAACTTAGTAAAAGATAGCCATGTTTATTTGAACTTTAACGTGCTAGGAGCATTCTCAACAAAAAGATTTCCTGGAATTGAGACTGTTATTTTGGACAATAAATTGCTTATAAAGAATGTGCTTGCACCCTACGACTCTATTATTCACAGAGGAGATAGGATTATAAAGATTAATAATAGAGAAGCCGAATCTTTTATAAAAGGAAAATTGAATAACTTATCCTACTCAACTTTGGAAAATGGATTAACAAAGCTTACTTCTTCCAATGAGATTTTTAGTAGTTATGCAAGAGACTCTGTTCTAAATCTGACTATAAAGAATACTGAAGGAAAAGAATCAGATGTGGCTATAAAAATAAATATGTTTCGACCTGCTTTTGTTGCCGATAAAGAATTTATTAAATGTTTTGATGGGAATGAATATTATATAAATCTGAAAGATCCTCAATTAATCAGTTACGACAAGTTCAAAGCCTATATTCCAGAAATAAATAAAGGCAAAGGGGTTATTTTTGACATGCGAGGTTATCCAAACTTTGATGTATTAAGTATCTTAGCTAATATCACAGATTCAATTCTTTCTTTAGGGAATCTTAATGAAGTACATTACTATTTTCCCAATCACATTAATCCTGTTCCTAAACCCACGGAAAAATGGTTTATAGCTCCTTCAACGTCAGCAATGAATAAAGACTATTCAAAGAAGTTTGAATATCCATTACCAGTCAACGAGAAAATAACCGTGCCTTGTGTATTCTTAGTTAATTCAGTTTCCATGAGTTTTATGGAGACCGTGATAGATATAGTCAAGAATTATAAATTAGGTATCCTTATAGGAGAGAATACTGCAGGTTGCAATGGAGATACGCCTCGTTTTAAATTACCCTTTGCATCATTTTCAATGACATTTGCTAAATTCTTAAACAGAGACGGATCTCAACATCACGGCATAGGCATAAAACCTGATATTTACGTAGAAAACAAAGATATAAATACAGATGCTCAATTAGAGGCTGCGAAAAAATATTTAGATGTTCTGGCATCTCATGCCTCCAAATAA
- a CDS encoding thiamine phosphate synthase has product MKLIAVTTPYFFIEEDKIITALFEEGLDILHLRKPETCAMYSERLLTLIPEKYHKKIVTHEHFYMKKEFGLMGIHLNSRNSKKPEDYEGHVSCSCHSIEEVKQKKEFYDYVFMSPIFDSISKEGYNSQYTPEELRKAVKEGIIDNNVVALGGITADNILQIKDFGFGGAALLGDIWGKFDFCNDENYLAIIKHFRKLKEIAD; this is encoded by the coding sequence ATGAAACTAATTGCCGTTACTACTCCGTATTTTTTTATTGAAGAAGATAAAATTATCACTGCTCTATTTGAGGAAGGACTGGATATACTCCATTTAAGAAAACCCGAAACTTGTGCAATGTATTCAGAACGCTTGCTAACGCTTATCCCTGAAAAATATCACAAGAAAATTGTTACTCACGAACATTTCTATATGAAAAAGGAATTTGGGTTGATGGGTATTCACCTCAATTCCAGAAATTCTAAGAAACCGGAAGATTACGAAGGGCATGTAAGCTGTTCATGTCACTCTATAGAGGAAGTAAAACAAAAGAAAGAGTTTTATGATTATGTGTTTATGAGTCCGATTTTCGATAGCATCTCAAAAGAGGGATATAATTCTCAATATACTCCCGAGGAATTAAGAAAAGCAGTAAAAGAAGGTATTATAGATAATAATGTAGTAGCATTAGGAGGCATTACTGCCGACAACATTCTGCAAATAAAGGATTTTGGATTTGGTGGTGCCGCCTTACTTGGAGACATCTGGGGCAAATTTGATTTCTGTAATGACGAGAATTATTTAGCAATAATAAAACATTTCAGAAAATTAAAAGAAATTGCAGATTAA
- a CDS encoding GNAT family N-acetyltransferase has translation MVIRNIKEEDNKALANIIRKTLEEFGANHPGTVYYDDEINYLSEIFKADKSTYFVVWDEENNKVLGGGGIYPTKGLPQDTAELVKLYLLPETRGQGIGKQLIDKCLDYAKEAGYSKVYLESMDELSGAVGLYERMGFSYLDAPMGNSGHCYCRIWMMKEI, from the coding sequence ATGGTAATCAGAAATATTAAGGAAGAGGATAATAAAGCTTTGGCAAATATTATTCGCAAAACATTAGAGGAATTTGGTGCCAATCATCCAGGCACGGTTTATTATGACGATGAGATAAACTATCTAAGTGAAATCTTTAAAGCCGACAAAAGCACATACTTTGTGGTTTGGGACGAGGAAAATAATAAAGTGCTTGGTGGCGGAGGGATTTATCCCACGAAGGGTTTACCGCAAGATACGGCAGAGCTGGTAAAGCTTTATCTGCTTCCCGAGACAAGAGGACAGGGAATTGGTAAACAGCTAATAGACAAATGCCTGGATTATGCCAAAGAAGCCGGTTACTCTAAAGTCTATCTTGAAAGTATGGACGAGCTAAGCGGAGCGGTTGGTTTGTACGAAAGAATGGGATTTTCGTACCTCGATGCTCCAATGGGAAACAGTGGACACTGCTACTGTAGAATATGGATGATGAAAGAAATCTGA
- the ppdK gene encoding pyruvate, phosphate dikinase, producing MDKKRVYTFGNGQAEGKAEMKNLLGGKGANLAEMNLIGVPVPPGFTITTDVCSEYYELGRDKVVDLLKEDVEKSVAKVEALMKSKFGDVENPLLVSVRSGARASMPGMMDTILNLGLNDEVVEGLIRKTGNARFAWDSYRRFVQMYGDVVLGMKPTNKEDIDPFEAIIEEVKESKGVKLDNELEVEDLKVLVKKFKEAVKKQTGHDFPTCAYEQLWGAICAVFDSWMNERAILYRKMEGIPAEWGTAVSVQAMVFGNMGETSATGVCFSRDAGTGEDLFNGEYLINAQGEDVVAGIRTPQQITKIGSQRWAELAGIPEDVRAAKYPSMEEAMPEIYKELDEIQTRLENHYRDMQDMEFTVQEGKLWFLQTRNGKRTGAAMVKIAMDLLRQGVIDEKTALKRVEPNKLDELLHPVFDKAALKNVKVIAKGLPASPGAATGQIVFFADDAAKWHTDGHKVVMVRIETSPEDLAGMAVAQGILTARGGMTSHAAVVARGMGKCCVSGAGALSIDYKSRTLEVGGITLKEGDYISINGSTGEVYEGKVATQAAELSGDFADLMALADKYTRMKVRTNADTPHDAEVARKFGAIGIGLCRTEHMFFEGEKIKAMREMILAENEEGRKIALAKILPYQKADFKGIFKAMEGCPVTVRLLDPPLHEFVPHDEKGQQEMADAMGVSFKHIQQRVEALHEQNPMLGHRGCRLGNTYPEITRMQTRAILGAALELKKEGVETFPEIMVPLTGLLPEFKEQENVIREEAAALFAEMGDSIDYKVGTMIEIPRAALTAERIAQGAEFFSFGTNDLTQMTFGYSRDDVASFLPIYLEKKILQVDPFQVLDQNGVGQLVRMATEKGRSVRPDLKCGICGEHGGEPSSVKFCHRVGLNYVSCSPFRVPIARLAAAQAAIEE from the coding sequence ATGGATAAGAAAAGAGTTTATACCTTTGGTAACGGTCAAGCAGAAGGTAAGGCCGAGATGAAAAACTTATTGGGTGGCAAAGGCGCCAACCTGGCAGAGATGAACCTTATTGGCGTACCCGTACCTCCAGGTTTTACTATTACTACAGACGTTTGTTCAGAATACTACGAACTAGGACGCGATAAAGTTGTTGACTTATTAAAGGAAGACGTTGAAAAATCAGTAGCTAAAGTTGAGGCATTAATGAAATCAAAGTTTGGAGATGTTGAAAATCCATTGTTGGTTTCTGTACGTTCGGGTGCTCGTGCTTCAATGCCGGGTATGATGGATACTATTCTGAATTTAGGTTTGAATGATGAAGTCGTTGAAGGTCTTATCCGTAAGACAGGCAACGCTCGTTTTGCCTGGGATTCATACCGCCGTTTCGTACAAATGTATGGAGACGTGGTTCTTGGTATGAAGCCTACTAATAAAGAAGATATTGATCCTTTCGAAGCAATTATTGAGGAAGTAAAAGAATCAAAAGGAGTAAAGCTTGACAATGAGCTTGAAGTGGAAGACTTGAAAGTTCTGGTTAAGAAGTTTAAAGAAGCCGTTAAGAAACAAACTGGTCACGATTTCCCAACTTGCGCATACGAACAATTGTGGGGAGCAATTTGTGCTGTATTTGATTCATGGATGAATGAACGTGCTATCTTATATAGAAAGATGGAAGGTATTCCTGCCGAATGGGGAACAGCAGTAAGTGTACAGGCTATGGTGTTCGGTAATATGGGTGAAACTTCTGCAACGGGTGTTTGTTTTTCAAGAGATGCTGGTACAGGTGAAGATCTTTTCAATGGTGAATATTTGATTAACGCTCAGGGCGAAGATGTAGTAGCCGGTATACGTACACCACAACAAATTACCAAAATTGGTTCTCAACGTTGGGCTGAACTAGCTGGTATTCCAGAAGACGTGCGTGCTGCAAAATATCCTTCTATGGAAGAGGCAATGCCTGAAATTTATAAAGAACTTGATGAAATCCAAACTAGACTTGAAAACCATTATCGTGATATGCAAGATATGGAATTTACTGTTCAGGAAGGTAAACTTTGGTTCCTTCAGACTAGAAATGGTAAACGTACCGGTGCTGCTATGGTTAAGATTGCTATGGATTTGCTCCGTCAAGGTGTGATTGATGAAAAAACTGCATTGAAACGTGTAGAACCAAATAAACTTGATGAATTACTTCACCCTGTATTTGATAAAGCTGCGCTTAAGAATGTCAAAGTTATAGCCAAAGGTTTACCAGCTTCCCCGGGTGCTGCTACAGGTCAAATTGTATTCTTTGCAGATGATGCAGCAAAATGGCATACCGATGGCCATAAGGTTGTGATGGTTCGTATAGAAACATCACCAGAAGATCTTGCTGGTATGGCAGTTGCTCAAGGTATTCTTACAGCTCGTGGAGGTATGACATCTCATGCCGCAGTTGTTGCTCGTGGTATGGGTAAATGTTGTGTGTCGGGTGCTGGTGCATTGAGTATCGATTATAAATCAAGAACTCTTGAAGTAGGAGGTATTACTTTAAAAGAAGGCGATTATATCTCAATAAATGGTTCAACAGGTGAAGTTTATGAAGGTAAGGTTGCAACTCAGGCTGCTGAACTTTCCGGAGATTTCGCAGATTTGATGGCTTTGGCCGACAAATATACCAGAATGAAAGTCAGAACAAATGCTGATACTCCTCACGATGCTGAAGTTGCACGTAAGTTTGGAGCAATTGGTATTGGACTTTGCCGTACTGAGCACATGTTCTTCGAAGGCGAGAAAATTAAAGCTATGCGCGAAATGATTCTTGCAGAGAATGAAGAAGGCAGAAAAATTGCTTTAGCTAAAATTCTTCCTTACCAGAAGGCTGATTTTAAAGGAATTTTTAAAGCAATGGAAGGCTGTCCTGTCACAGTTCGTTTGCTAGATCCTCCTTTGCATGAATTTGTTCCTCACGATGAAAAAGGTCAGCAGGAAATGGCGGATGCTATGGGTGTTTCATTTAAGCATATACAACAACGTGTGGAAGCTCTTCACGAACAGAACCCAATGTTGGGACACCGTGGCTGTCGTTTAGGAAATACATATCCTGAAATTACACGTATGCAAACCCGTGCTATACTTGGTGCTGCACTCGAACTAAAGAAAGAAGGAGTTGAAACATTCCCGGAAATCATGGTTCCGCTTACAGGTTTATTGCCTGAATTCAAAGAACAGGAAAATGTTATTCGTGAAGAAGCTGCAGCCTTGTTTGCTGAAATGGGAGATAGCATTGATTATAAAGTTGGTACCATGATTGAAATACCTCGTGCAGCATTAACAGCAGAGCGTATTGCTCAAGGTGCGGAGTTCTTCTCATTCGGGACAAACGACCTTACTCAAATGACCTTTGGATATTCTCGTGATGATGTTGCTTCATTTTTACCTATATATCTAGAAAAGAAGATTCTGCAAGTCGATCCATTCCAGGTTCTTGATCAGAATGGAGTAGGTCAGTTGGTGAGAATGGCTACAGAGAAAGGTCGCTCTGTTCGTCCTGACTTGAAATGTGGTATCTGTGGAGAGCATGGAGGTGAACCATCTTCAGTTAAGTTCTGTCACAGAGTTGGTTTGAATTATGTTAGCTGTTCACCATTCCGCGTGCCTATTGCTAGATTAGCAGCGGCTCAGGCAGCTATAGAAGAATAA
- the thiH gene encoding 2-iminoacetate synthase ThiH has product MFSDELAKISWEDSTRAIYSKTPTDVERALGKEHLDVNDFMTLISPAAEPYLEVMAQLSRQYTLQRFGKTISMFVPLYITNSCTNHCIYCGFQHNNPIARVILTEEEIVNEYKAIKKLAPFENLLLVTGENPAAAGVPYIERALQLAKPYFSNLQIEVMPLKAEEYEHLTHSGLNGIICFQETYNKANYNIYHPKGMKSKFDWRVNGFDRMGQAGVHKIGMGVLIGLEEWRTDVTMMAHHLRYLQKNYWKTKYSVNFPRMRPSEGHFQPNVVMSDRELAQLTFAFRIFDHDVDISYSTRESAEMRNNMATLGVTTMSAESKTEPGGYYTYPQALEQFAINDSRTAVQVEKDLKQIGREPVWKDWDQAFDR; this is encoded by the coding sequence ATGTTTTCAGATGAATTAGCTAAAATTTCATGGGAAGACTCTACAAGAGCCATTTATTCAAAGACGCCGACCGATGTGGAACGTGCGCTTGGCAAAGAACACTTAGATGTGAACGATTTCATGACGTTGATTTCCCCGGCTGCCGAACCATACCTGGAGGTGATGGCTCAGTTGAGCCGCCAGTATACCTTACAGCGTTTTGGTAAAACCATATCCATGTTTGTGCCGCTCTACATAACCAACTCATGTACCAACCATTGCATCTACTGCGGATTCCAGCACAATAACCCCATTGCTCGTGTTATTCTTACGGAAGAGGAAATTGTGAACGAATATAAAGCAATCAAGAAGCTGGCTCCGTTTGAGAATCTATTGCTGGTTACGGGAGAAAATCCTGCAGCCGCAGGAGTTCCGTATATAGAAAGAGCTCTTCAGCTTGCCAAACCTTATTTCTCCAATCTTCAGATAGAGGTAATGCCGCTTAAAGCTGAAGAGTATGAACACCTCACGCATTCGGGCCTCAACGGTATTATCTGTTTTCAGGAGACTTATAATAAGGCAAACTACAACATTTACCATCCGAAAGGAATGAAATCGAAGTTCGACTGGAGGGTAAACGGATTCGATCGTATGGGGCAAGCCGGAGTTCATAAAATTGGTATGGGCGTATTGATTGGTCTTGAGGAGTGGCGCACAGATGTTACCATGATGGCTCACCACTTAAGGTATCTGCAAAAAAATTACTGGAAAACAAAGTACAGCGTAAACTTCCCAAGAATGCGTCCTTCGGAGGGTCATTTCCAGCCCAATGTAGTTATGAGCGACCGGGAATTAGCACAGCTCACTTTTGCTTTCCGTATTTTCGATCATGATGTGGACATCTCCTACTCAACTCGTGAGAGTGCAGAAATGCGCAATAACATGGCAACCCTTGGTGTAACTACAATGAGTGCCGAAAGTAAGACTGAGCCGGGAGGTTACTACACCTATCCGCAGGCATTAGAGCAGTTTGCCATCAACGATAGTCGCACAGCCGTACAGGTTGAAAAGGATTTGAAACAGATAGGCCGTGAACCGGTATGGAAGGACTGGGATCAGGCTTTCGACAGATAA
- a CDS encoding thiamine phosphate synthase codes for MNAIKFQFITHFTDHYSYFDSARLALEGGCRWIQLRMKDAPAEVVEAEAVRVMKLCKEYGATFIIDDHVELVKKLEADGVHLGKNDMPIANARKILGKNFIIGGTANTFDDVCMHVNSGADYIGMGPFRYTTTKKNLSPVLGLQGYKSILGQMATKGISIPVVAIGGITADDIEDVMQTGVSGIALSGTILKATDPVSETRQILQKIDNSNTY; via the coding sequence ATGAATGCAATAAAATTTCAGTTCATCACCCATTTCACCGACCACTACTCTTATTTTGATTCTGCCAGACTGGCTCTTGAAGGCGGTTGCCGATGGATTCAGCTACGCATGAAGGATGCACCTGCCGAGGTTGTTGAAGCTGAGGCTGTCCGCGTAATGAAATTATGCAAGGAATACGGGGCTACTTTCATTATTGACGATCATGTGGAGCTGGTGAAAAAGCTGGAAGCTGATGGAGTGCATCTGGGCAAGAACGATATGCCCATTGCCAATGCCAGAAAAATTCTTGGTAAGAACTTCATTATTGGCGGCACAGCAAATACGTTTGATGATGTATGCATGCACGTGAATTCGGGAGCCGATTACATTGGGATGGGACCTTTCAGGTACACAACCACGAAAAAGAACCTTAGTCCGGTACTAGGATTGCAGGGATACAAAAGCATACTCGGCCAGATGGCAACAAAGGGAATATCAATTCCTGTTGTAGCTATTGGCGGTATTACGGCTGATGACATAGAAGATGTGATGCAGACCGGCGTATCGGGTATCGCACTCTCGGGTACTATCCTGAAGGCAACAGATCCGGTGAGTGAAACCAGACAGATTCTTCAAAAAATAGACAACAGTAACACTTATTAG
- the thiS gene encoding sulfur carrier protein ThiS → MKVQVNNKETELQSQSSIKQMALSMDLPKAGVAIAVNNKMVPRTEWDQFILNENDQIVIIKAACGG, encoded by the coding sequence ATGAAAGTTCAAGTAAACAACAAGGAGACAGAGCTTCAATCGCAGTCTTCAATCAAGCAAATGGCTTTATCAATGGATCTTCCCAAGGCGGGTGTGGCAATTGCCGTGAACAACAAGATGGTTCCACGCACAGAATGGGATCAGTTCATCCTGAACGAAAATGATCAGATTGTGATAATCAAAGCTGCATGTGGAGGATGA
- the thiC gene encoding phosphomethylpyrimidine synthase ThiC: MKSEITRTPFPNSEKIYVDGVIHSIKVAMRKVKLTDTVKIVNGERVFHKNDDVVIYDTSGPFTDPSVQIDLLKGLPRLRESWIKDRGDVEQLSDISSEYGRMRRADKSLDALRFEHIALPYKAKAGKQISQMYYAKQGFITPEMEYVAIRENQNNAELGIESHITPEFVCREVAEGRAVIPANINHPEAEPMIIGKNFLVKINTNIGNSATSSGIEEEVEKAVWSCRWGGDTLMDLSTGANIHETREWIIRNCPVPVGTVPIYQALEKVDGKVENLTWEIYKDTLIEQCEQGVDYFTIHAGIRLHNVHLSQKRLTGIVSRGGSIMSKWCLVHNQESFLYDHFDDICEILAQYDVAVSLGDGLRPGSIHDANDEAQFAELDTLGELVQRAWKYNVQAFIEGPGHVPMHKIKENMERQVSACHDAPFYTLGPLTTDIAPGYDHITSAIGGAQIAWLGTAMLCYVTPKEHLGLPDKEDVRVGVITYKIAAHAADLAKGHPGAQVRDNALSKARYDFRWKDQFNLSLDPERALEYFKQGAHEDGEYCTMCGPNFCAMRLSHDLNACAK, encoded by the coding sequence ATGAAAAGTGAAATAACAAGAACTCCTTTCCCTAATTCTGAAAAAATATACGTGGATGGTGTAATTCATTCTATCAAGGTTGCCATGCGCAAAGTGAAACTGACCGATACCGTGAAAATAGTAAACGGTGAAAGGGTTTTCCATAAGAATGACGACGTGGTGATTTACGATACCAGCGGCCCGTTTACGGATCCTTCCGTGCAAATAGATCTGCTGAAAGGACTACCCAGACTTCGCGAATCGTGGATTAAAGATCGTGGTGACGTGGAGCAACTCTCGGACATTAGCTCTGAATATGGACGTATGCGCCGTGCCGACAAAAGTCTGGACGCTTTACGATTCGAGCATATTGCTTTGCCTTACAAGGCAAAGGCTGGAAAACAGATCTCTCAGATGTATTACGCCAAACAAGGCTTTATTACTCCGGAAATGGAGTACGTAGCTATCCGCGAAAACCAGAATAATGCCGAGTTGGGTATAGAATCGCACATCACGCCCGAGTTTGTTTGCCGTGAGGTTGCCGAAGGACGTGCCGTGATTCCGGCAAACATCAACCATCCTGAGGCTGAGCCTATGATTATCGGGAAGAATTTCCTTGTGAAGATAAACACAAACATAGGAAACTCTGCCACATCTTCGGGCATTGAAGAGGAAGTGGAAAAGGCTGTATGGTCTTGTCGCTGGGGTGGAGATACGTTGATGGATCTCTCTACCGGAGCAAACATTCACGAAACCCGAGAATGGATTATCCGCAACTGTCCGGTTCCGGTGGGTACTGTGCCAATTTATCAGGCTTTGGAGAAGGTAGACGGCAAGGTGGAAAACCTTACTTGGGAGATCTACAAGGATACGCTGATAGAGCAATGCGAACAAGGAGTTGACTACTTTACTATCCATGCCGGAATCAGGCTTCACAATGTACATCTGTCACAGAAACGCCTTACGGGAATCGTGTCTCGTGGTGGTTCTATCATGTCTAAATGGTGCCTCGTTCATAATCAGGAGAGCTTCCTATATGATCATTTTGATGATATCTGTGAGATTCTTGCACAGTATGATGTGGCAGTTTCTCTGGGCGACGGACTTCGTCCGGGAAGCATTCACGATGCCAATGATGAGGCTCAGTTTGCCGAGCTGGATACACTTGGAGAGTTGGTGCAACGTGCGTGGAAGTACAATGTACAAGCCTTTATTGAAGGCCCGGGACATGTGCCTATGCACAAAATCAAAGAGAATATGGAACGACAGGTTTCTGCTTGTCATGATGCACCATTCTACACACTCGGCCCATTGACAACCGACATTGCTCCCGGTTATGACCATATAACCAGTGCCATTGGCGGAGCGCAGATTGCCTGGCTCGGTACAGCAATGCTTTGCTACGTTACACCGAAAGAGCATCTGGGATTGCCCGACAAAGAAGACGTTCGCGTTGGGGTGATAACCTACAAAATCGCAGCACATGCCGCCGATCTGGCCAAAGGTCATCCCGGAGCACAGGTGCGCGATAATGCCCTGAGCAAGGCTCGTTACGACTTCCGCTGGAAAGATCAGTTCAATCTTTCGCTTGATCCCGAGCGTGCATTGGAATACTTCAAGCAAGGGGCTCACGAAGATGGTGAATACTGCACCATGTGCGGCCCAAACTTCTGCGCCATGCGCCTGTCTCACGACCTGAATGCTTGTGCAAAATAA
- a CDS encoding thiazole synthase, with product MEKLIIAGREFGSRLFLGTGKFNSNQVMEEVILASESEMVTVAMKRIDLDNQEDDMLNHIKHPNIQLLPNTSGVRNAEEAVFAAQMAREAFGTNWLKLEIHPDPRYLLPDSVETLKATEVLVKLGFVVLPYCQADPVLCKQLEEAGAATVMPLGAPIGTNKGLQTKDFIRIIIEQAGIPVVVDAGIGAPSHAAEAMEMGASAVLVNTAIAVAGNPVEMAKAFKLAVEAGRMAYEAQLAATGIIAQASSPLTSFLNV from the coding sequence ATGGAAAAATTAATAATTGCAGGAAGAGAATTCGGTTCCCGCCTATTTCTGGGAACAGGAAAATTCAATTCTAACCAGGTAATGGAAGAGGTTATCCTGGCTTCTGAAAGTGAAATGGTAACTGTAGCCATGAAACGTATTGACCTGGATAATCAGGAAGATGACATGCTTAATCACATAAAGCACCCTAATATTCAGCTATTGCCAAACACATCGGGCGTTAGAAATGCAGAGGAAGCTGTGTTCGCAGCTCAGATGGCTCGTGAGGCATTCGGTACAAACTGGCTGAAGCTGGAAATTCATCCCGATCCACGTTATTTATTGCCCGATTCTGTGGAAACACTCAAGGCTACCGAAGTGCTTGTAAAGCTTGGTTTTGTGGTGTTACCTTATTGTCAGGCAGACCCAGTACTTTGCAAGCAGCTTGAAGAGGCCGGCGCTGCAACGGTTATGCCGTTGGGTGCTCCTATCGGTACCAATAAAGGGTTGCAGACCAAGGATTTTATCCGCATTATTATAGAACAAGCCGGAATTCCTGTAGTTGTAGATGCAGGTATTGGCGCACCAAGTCATGCTGCTGAGGCTATGGAAATGGGTGCTTCGGCAGTGCTTGTAAATACAGCTATTGCCGTTGCCGGTAATCCGGTGGAGATGGCTAAGGCATTCAAGTTAGCAGTAGAAGCCGGACGAATGGCTTACGAAGCACAATTAGCTGCAACAGGCATTATAGCCCAGGCAAGCAGTCCGCTAACCAGCTTTTTAAATGTATAA